tagaaattaaaattttctatgataatttaaaatatagaataaaaattgtccataaaaattaaaaatttatcaacaatTCTTATTAACACTATTAAAAAGGAACCCTAGGCTTTCATAGGTTTATGCCGGCTGGCCGGCAATAACAATAACACATAAgataatgaaaaacattttaaaaaattttccctcAAAGACAAAcgcatttataaaatatttctccaGCAGAATGGACGCAAAACAGCAAACTCAAGTAGCAGCTGTACCAGCTGATGAACGTAACATAGAAATAAAGGCACGCATTGGTTCCGATGAAGAATTTGAAAAACGTGTGGCCATTGCCAAAAAACTAACCAACTCGGATGGAGAGTTAATTGTACAACGTgatgttttctttaattctcAAAGTGGACGCTTTAAATTGCGCTATCTACAGCCTCCTGCACGTTCTCAACTTGTCTACTATGATCGTCCCGATGTGGCCGGGCCAAAATTGTCAAAATTCAATAAAACCGAACTTGATGAGCCAGAGGTAATGGAAAAGATTCTAACACAATCGAATGGTGTACGTGGTGTCTTATCCAAAAAACgttatttgtttatgtatgaGAGAACACGCATTCACTTGGATAAGATGGAGGATTTGggtaattttatggaatttGAAGTGTGTTTATTGCCGGAGCAGACAATAGAAGAGGGTCAGGCGGTGGCTGATAAGTTGATAAAGGAATTTGGCATTAAAACTGAAGATCTTATGACGGGAGCATACTTTGATGAGTTGAAGAAATAATGTtgataataatatacatatttgttgtaAACTAAACGAGAAAAACTCTTTTTggtatttgttgttgcattttccACAAAACTATTTCTAACAAAATGTTGCCGCCAAAAATATTAGGGAGACAcagtcaatataaatttttaatggtaCTTActtattattaatgaaatttaacagcAACCTTCATCTCCTTTTACATTTGATTTAGTTGtagttataaattaatattttatttatcacttaattgtttaataacattaaattatttaaaataaagattatagtttttcatttcttctACCGAATTTCTACTGTCTCGCACTAGTtggaaaaataaactaacaGGGATGGTAAATGCGAATTGTTGTGGTAA
The window above is part of the Lucilia cuprina isolate Lc7/37 chromosome 6, ASM2204524v1, whole genome shotgun sequence genome. Proteins encoded here:
- the LOC111683450 gene encoding uncharacterized protein LOC111683450, producing MKNILKNFPSKTNAFIKYFSSRMDAKQQTQVAAVPADERNIEIKARIGSDEEFEKRVAIAKKLTNSDGELIVQRDVFFNSQSGRFKLRYLQPPARSQLVYYDRPDVAGPKLSKFNKTELDEPEVMEKILTQSNGVRGVLSKKRYLFMYERTRIHLDKMEDLGNFMEFEVCLLPEQTIEEGQAVADKLIKEFGIKTEDLMTGAYFDELKK